A window from Maribacter dokdonensis DSW-8 encodes these proteins:
- a CDS encoding heparinase II/III domain-containing protein, which translates to MKLGIQNIFQSIWLTIAFVIVGGVMVYGQKSVHPRIYTTYQNKAVFLQTIENVPWKKELVARKKERLQKYIALWKNDKEWLVSRLQMNWKTKHDKVYLEGGDFAHSEGKAPVPTVRFSGTRDWATEYRSPSLENITPYTDNPKGLYLEHKKTGKREWVVPKESGHIIEGINRKIMSLVEDAAFLYWLTGDRVYADFATPVFATYIEGMYYRDAPIDLANTNQQFLSGLATFEVIHEKILIHLITTYDFLYDHLKAQKINLSNAEAVFQKWGDQIIKNGVPNNNWNLFQARFLTYVALVLEPNSNYKNGKGREYYLDHTFNTSTERQISIKESLLVYDQENGIWPESASYSVHVITTLLNIITLLDHFTNANELSNFPIVEKAALASFQYLFPSGHTIGFGDSSHKKLPAENFELLITNYQKYGANEKRNIIANLLNDMIDEGDYKREAKDLFQLFFYVNNVVPNEEENEFDLPLVSPTFYAPNVSWFNQRLGSEANAMMVATTGSYGNHAHSNGISIELFAKGSVLAPDMGKGSSYWHKDHTEYYSRMPAHNTVVVNGISDYEPMRSHHPFHLENSFPKTGETPIFDQVTFSNVSFVEPKTKARQLRFTSLIKGPSGAGYVVDVFRSRKPGSDGQRHDYFYHNLGAELKISSNEEVLKLEDTEDLGSHQGDLKAYDYLIEKKKLTTAKAVRANFSFTSEAGTSDLMEVWVKGSADQTLYSAMAPKSKAITSGTSPKELLNKPIPTLIVQRNAEAWENPFAMVFNPLGKDEDNPILEVEYAEKIENSTAQQIQVKFKDEATQDNIVLNENESVIYDQGDLYQKGLLSITRTEENKAQPSFIFLSGMYRYEHNNWGIQASGAPVTFSFDIKENEIILQNDQPVVLNIPKPKNSSEAILYIYEDNELIDTRKGLKSWVNDEQLEFRLSKGYAKAVIKFQSSNNEK; encoded by the coding sequence ATGAAATTAGGCATACAGAACATATTCCAAAGTATATGGTTGACAATAGCATTTGTTATAGTTGGGGGTGTAATGGTATATGGTCAAAAAAGTGTTCATCCTAGAATTTATACAACCTATCAAAACAAAGCCGTTTTTCTTCAAACCATTGAAAATGTTCCATGGAAAAAGGAATTGGTAGCACGTAAAAAAGAACGGTTACAAAAATATATAGCCCTTTGGAAAAATGATAAGGAATGGTTGGTGTCCCGTTTACAAATGAACTGGAAAACCAAGCATGATAAAGTGTATTTAGAAGGCGGTGATTTTGCTCATTCAGAAGGTAAGGCACCTGTGCCCACTGTTCGTTTTTCTGGTACAAGAGATTGGGCAACAGAATATAGATCTCCTTCGTTAGAAAATATAACTCCGTATACGGACAACCCTAAGGGACTGTATTTAGAACATAAAAAGACGGGTAAAAGGGAATGGGTAGTACCTAAAGAATCTGGTCATATCATTGAAGGTATTAACCGCAAGATCATGTCTTTAGTAGAAGATGCAGCCTTTTTATATTGGTTAACGGGCGATAGGGTATATGCAGATTTTGCTACCCCCGTCTTTGCTACTTACATTGAGGGTATGTACTACAGAGATGCCCCAATAGACTTGGCAAATACCAATCAACAATTTCTTTCTGGGCTGGCAACTTTTGAGGTTATCCATGAAAAAATACTGATACATCTCATTACCACGTACGACTTTTTATATGATCATTTAAAGGCACAGAAAATAAACCTTTCAAATGCAGAAGCTGTGTTTCAAAAATGGGGTGATCAAATTATTAAGAATGGTGTGCCCAATAATAACTGGAATCTTTTTCAAGCACGTTTTCTTACTTATGTGGCCTTGGTTTTAGAACCAAATAGTAATTATAAAAATGGTAAGGGTAGGGAGTATTACTTAGATCATACTTTTAATACATCAACCGAAAGACAAATTTCCATAAAGGAATCATTGTTGGTTTACGATCAAGAAAACGGTATATGGCCAGAGTCTGCATCTTATTCAGTGCATGTAATTACTACCTTATTAAATATAATAACCCTTTTGGACCATTTTACCAATGCCAATGAGTTATCTAATTTTCCTATAGTTGAAAAAGCAGCTTTGGCATCTTTTCAGTATTTGTTTCCTTCTGGGCATACCATTGGATTTGGAGATTCTTCACATAAAAAATTACCTGCTGAAAATTTTGAGTTATTGATTACCAACTATCAGAAATACGGTGCGAACGAAAAACGGAACATAATTGCCAATTTACTGAACGATATGATTGACGAGGGCGATTATAAAAGGGAAGCTAAAGACTTGTTTCAATTATTTTTCTATGTTAATAATGTGGTGCCAAATGAGGAGGAAAATGAATTTGATCTTCCATTGGTTTCGCCTACATTTTATGCACCAAATGTAAGTTGGTTCAACCAAAGACTAGGTAGTGAAGCAAATGCTATGATGGTTGCCACAACAGGATCTTATGGTAACCATGCGCATAGTAACGGTATATCTATAGAGCTGTTTGCCAAGGGGTCAGTACTTGCACCAGATATGGGAAAAGGGTCAAGTTATTGGCACAAAGATCATACAGAATACTATTCCAGAATGCCGGCACATAATACGGTGGTAGTCAATGGTATTTCGGATTATGAACCTATGAGAAGCCATCATCCATTTCATTTGGAAAATAGCTTCCCCAAAACTGGTGAAACCCCAATTTTTGATCAAGTTACTTTTTCTAATGTTTCATTTGTTGAACCTAAAACCAAGGCTCGGCAATTACGATTTACATCGTTGATAAAAGGTCCTTCAGGAGCCGGTTATGTCGTTGATGTTTTTAGGTCTAGAAAACCAGGTAGTGATGGGCAAAGGCATGATTATTTTTATCACAACCTTGGAGCTGAATTAAAGATCAGTTCAAATGAAGAGGTTTTGAAATTGGAAGATACCGAAGATTTAGGGAGTCATCAAGGTGATTTAAAGGCATATGATTATCTCATAGAAAAAAAGAAGTTGACAACCGCCAAAGCGGTTAGGGCTAATTTCAGTTTTACATCAGAAGCTGGTACCTCAGATTTAATGGAAGTTTGGGTAAAGGGCAGTGCCGATCAAACACTTTATTCAGCAATGGCGCCCAAGTCTAAAGCGATAACAAGTGGTACTTCTCCAAAAGAATTATTGAACAAACCAATACCAACATTGATCGTTCAACGAAATGCCGAAGCATGGGAGAATCCGTTTGCCATGGTATTTAACCCTTTAGGTAAAGATGAAGATAATCCTATTTTAGAAGTTGAATATGCTGAAAAAATAGAAAATAGCACTGCTCAACAGATACAAGTAAAATTTAAAGATGAGGCTACGCAAGATAACATTGTACTAAATGAAAATGAAAGTGTTATTTATGATCAAGGTGATCTGTATCAAAAAGGATTGTTGTCCATAACGAGAACCGAAGAAAACAAAGCGCAACCTTCTTTTATTTTTCTTTCAGGTATGTACAGGTATGAACATAACAATTGGGGAATTCAGGCATCTGGTGCCCCAGTGACTTTTTCATTCGACATTAAAGAAAATGAAATAATACTGCAGAACGATCAGCCTGTTGTTTTGAATATACCTAAACCTAAAAACAGTAGTGAGGCAATATTATATATCTATGAAGATAATGAGTTAATTGACACACGTAAAGGATTGAAAAGCTGGGTCAATGATGAGCAATTAGAATTTAGATTATCAAAAGGTTACGCAAAAGCTGTTATCAAATTTCAAAGTAGTAATAATGAAAAATAA
- a CDS encoding alpha/beta hydrolase: MKNKKAYHILTRSLIVLVILIGGPLTAQNNWSTTIPGKDLKELVYKVVDGDTLKMQLYSPDNWSTAKAYPTIVFYFGGGWNGGSLDQFRAQAGYFASRGMVTVLADYRVKSRHGTTPYESVKDAKSAVRYLKKNAANLQVDTTRMVTAGGSAGGHLAAAVALLPGVNESTDNLKIDTKVSAVILYNAVVDNGPGEGGFQHERMGENYLDISPIHHIEKGAPPTLLFLGAQDHLIPVSVAEEYKSKMDAVGSRCDVFIYEGQGHGFFNPKVKTDEYYKKTTYEADKFLNSLGHIKGKPTIE; this comes from the coding sequence ATGAAAAATAAAAAGGCATATCATATTTTGACTCGCAGCCTCATCGTATTGGTCATTTTAATTGGTGGTCCTTTAACGGCACAGAACAATTGGAGTACAACCATACCTGGTAAGGACTTAAAAGAGTTAGTGTATAAGGTAGTAGATGGCGATACGTTAAAAATGCAGTTATACTCTCCGGATAATTGGAGTACCGCAAAAGCATATCCAACAATTGTATTCTATTTTGGAGGAGGTTGGAATGGTGGTAGCTTAGACCAGTTTAGGGCACAAGCTGGGTATTTTGCTTCAAGGGGCATGGTAACGGTATTGGCAGATTACAGGGTAAAAAGTAGACATGGTACCACACCATATGAATCCGTAAAAGATGCAAAATCTGCAGTTAGGTATTTAAAGAAGAATGCGGCTAATTTACAAGTAGATACTACAAGAATGGTTACGGCAGGTGGTTCTGCTGGCGGACATTTAGCCGCGGCAGTAGCTTTATTGCCAGGTGTTAATGAAAGCACGGACAATTTAAAAATAGATACCAAGGTAAGCGCAGTAATATTGTACAATGCCGTAGTGGACAATGGTCCGGGTGAAGGTGGTTTTCAGCATGAGAGAATGGGTGAAAACTATCTAGATATTTCGCCTATACATCATATAGAAAAAGGTGCTCCGCCTACATTACTGTTTTTAGGTGCTCAAGACCATCTAATTCCGGTTTCTGTGGCAGAAGAGTATAAGTCAAAAATGGATGCGGTAGGTAGTAGATGTGATGTTTTTATTTATGAAGGGCAAGGTCATGGATTCTTTAATCCTAAAGTAAAAACAGATGAGTATTATAAAAAGACAACTTACGAAGCAGACAAGTTTTTAAATTCTTTAGGTCATATTAAAGGAAAACCAACAATAGAATAA
- a CDS encoding PDZ domain-containing protein, whose translation MRKYCLLILTFVYSCTTEQKTVDLYVDVNVNASGDGSMDSPFTTISNALTKAKEIKSTSLNTHVNVNLLEGEYYLDKPIVIDSSLNGLSIIGAHPAKVILKGSRKLVAQWQKFNENIYVTQVPQNLSFDQLIIDSEPQILARYPNYDENGGYWQGHAADAIGKEKVATWKNPIGAYFHVLHNGRWGGFHYKIIGLNEDGTPKLEGGHQNNRPSRPHEEYRMVENVFEELDAPGEWFLDKANAKLYYYPTTKINLENAKVEVSTLKSLIQVIGTTKNPVKNVTISNIGLQHTERTFMEKYEPLLRSDWTIYRGGVVFFEGTENCTITNSILKDLGGNAILASKYNANLRITENHIYDCGGSAISFIGDPSAVRSPAFQYGEIVPYSEMDTLPGPINELYPRNSLVENNLIHRIGRTEKQTAGVQIAMAMDITIRSNSIYDVPRAGINIGDGTWGGHLIEKNDVFNTVLETSDHGSFNSWGRDRFWHPNRKVMDSMTLEHPKMYTWDAIKTTTIRQNRFRCDHGWDIDLDDGSSNYHIYNNLCLNNGIKLREGFERVVENNILVNNSLHPHVWFANSLDVFKHNIVAKAYQDVGLKGWGDDLDYNLFSNEESMMKSQIYSRDIHSTYGDPQFKDPSILDFTVTADSLASTIGFKNFPMNEFGVQIPALKKQAKTPTVPVLNSNNTLVEDKSPTVEWLRNSLKSVDSEQEQSAYGLNSAAGVIVLGVWNKSPAVQNKGLKKGDVIIAVEGQHISTVKDFFTMNQNHQNKGRLEVVVMRNQSEKKLTIQTK comes from the coding sequence ATGAGAAAATATTGTCTTTTGATTTTAACTTTTGTGTATTCATGTACCACAGAGCAAAAAACCGTTGATTTATATGTAGATGTCAATGTAAATGCTTCCGGTGACGGCAGTATGGACAGTCCTTTCACAACAATTTCAAATGCTTTGACAAAAGCGAAAGAAATTAAATCAACTTCATTGAATACGCATGTAAACGTTAATCTTTTAGAAGGTGAATATTATTTGGATAAGCCTATAGTGATAGATAGCTCTTTAAACGGACTTTCCATAATTGGAGCTCATCCGGCTAAGGTTATACTTAAGGGATCTAGAAAACTAGTGGCACAATGGCAGAAGTTCAATGAAAATATCTACGTAACACAAGTGCCCCAAAATTTAAGTTTTGATCAATTGATCATTGATAGCGAACCACAAATATTGGCGAGATACCCAAATTATGATGAGAATGGAGGGTACTGGCAAGGGCATGCTGCAGATGCTATTGGTAAAGAGAAAGTAGCTACGTGGAAAAATCCCATTGGTGCGTATTTTCATGTATTACATAATGGCAGATGGGGCGGGTTTCATTATAAAATCATAGGGTTGAACGAAGATGGTACACCAAAATTGGAGGGCGGGCATCAAAATAACAGACCATCAAGGCCACATGAAGAATACCGTATGGTGGAGAATGTATTTGAAGAGTTAGATGCACCAGGCGAATGGTTTTTAGATAAGGCGAATGCTAAGTTATATTATTATCCTACTACTAAGATCAATTTGGAAAATGCCAAGGTTGAGGTCTCTACCCTAAAAAGTTTGATTCAGGTTATTGGTACGACCAAAAATCCGGTTAAAAATGTTACTATATCAAACATTGGTTTACAGCATACGGAACGCACTTTTATGGAAAAGTATGAGCCATTATTGCGAAGCGATTGGACTATTTATCGCGGAGGAGTAGTGTTCTTTGAAGGCACTGAAAATTGTACCATAACAAATAGTATTCTTAAAGATTTAGGCGGTAATGCCATTCTGGCCAGTAAGTATAATGCTAACTTGAGAATAACCGAAAATCATATCTATGATTGCGGTGGCAGTGCCATTAGTTTTATAGGTGATCCTTCTGCCGTTAGGTCACCGGCTTTTCAATATGGTGAAATTGTTCCATATTCGGAGATGGATACTTTACCCGGTCCAATAAATGAACTATACCCAAGAAATAGCTTGGTAGAGAATAATTTAATTCATCGTATCGGTAGAACCGAAAAGCAAACAGCGGGTGTACAAATTGCCATGGCTATGGATATCACCATACGTTCCAATAGTATTTATGACGTACCACGGGCAGGTATAAACATTGGTGATGGCACGTGGGGCGGTCACTTAATTGAAAAAAATGATGTTTTCAATACCGTACTGGAGACCAGTGACCATGGGTCTTTTAATTCGTGGGGGCGCGATCGTTTTTGGCACCCTAATAGAAAAGTGATGGATAGCATGACCTTAGAGCACCCCAAAATGTATACTTGGGATGCCATAAAAACAACGACCATTCGCCAAAATAGATTTAGATGTGATCACGGTTGGGACATTGATCTGGACGATGGATCTTCTAATTATCATATTTACAATAATCTCTGTTTAAATAATGGTATTAAGCTCAGAGAGGGTTTTGAGCGAGTTGTAGAGAACAATATTCTGGTGAACAACTCACTGCATCCGCATGTATGGTTTGCCAATAGTTTAGATGTATTTAAACACAACATTGTTGCCAAAGCATATCAAGATGTAGGTTTAAAGGGCTGGGGAGATGATTTGGACTATAATTTATTTTCTAATGAAGAAAGTATGATGAAATCTCAAATTTATAGTAGGGATATTCATAGTACTTATGGTGATCCACAATTTAAAGATCCCTCAATCTTGGATTTTACCGTAACTGCGGATTCTTTAGCATCGACAATAGGGTTTAAAAATTTTCCAATGAATGAGTTTGGAGTACAAATTCCCGCATTAAAGAAACAGGCGAAGACTCCTACAGTTCCTGTTCTTAATTCCAATAACACGTTGGTGGAAGATAAGAGTCCTACTGTAGAATGGCTTCGTAACAGCTTAAAAAGTGTAGATTCTGAACAAGAGCAATCTGCATATGGATTAAATTCTGCGGCAGGAGTGATCGTTTTAGGGGTTTGGAACAAGAGTCCCGCGGTACAGAATAAAGGACTCAAAAAAGGCGACGTGATCATTGCGGTAGAGGGGCAACATATTTCAACCGTAAAAGATTTTTTCACCATGAACCAAAACCATCAAAATAAAGGCAGATTAGAGGTAGTGGTCATGCGTAATCAATCAGAGAAAAAACTAACAATTCAAACAAAATAA
- a CDS encoding alpha-L-fucosidase — MKKLTKILTAFVLVASMNTGCAQTKKVVQLSDDERMEWWRDAKFGMFIHWGAYSIIGGERGEKIAGGGAEWAMDKLDYTIEEYEKFPAMFNPELFNADDWVKMAKDAGMKYIVITSKHHDGFGLWDSKVSDYDIMDASPFKRDIIRELAEASRKQGIRFGVYHSIVDWHHPQAQGNLFPNYNAGQKDQTVVNPEFPQYYKNYLKPQVKELLTNYGDIDIVWFDGDWIADYTTEMGKDMYGFIREMQPNTIINNRVDKGRKGMEGMDREGNFAGDFGTPEQEIPATGIAEDWEACMTMNGTWGYKPDDTKWKSSEDLIQKLVDIVSKGGNFLLNIGPDGYGRFPSQSIRRLKALGEWTDANGEAVYGAKASPFDMPEWGRYTSKDGVIYAHIFNWPEDGKLKLNKAIKLKNASMLTNAATLKTQSAADGIVVELPTEKPDSEVIVLKLEI; from the coding sequence ATGAAGAAATTAACTAAAATACTAACGGCATTTGTACTGGTAGCTAGTATGAATACGGGTTGTGCACAAACCAAAAAAGTGGTGCAATTATCTGATGATGAACGAATGGAATGGTGGCGTGATGCCAAATTCGGTATGTTCATACATTGGGGTGCATACTCAATAATTGGAGGGGAAAGAGGAGAGAAAATTGCAGGCGGTGGCGCAGAATGGGCCATGGATAAATTAGATTATACCATAGAAGAGTATGAGAAGTTTCCGGCAATGTTCAACCCAGAATTGTTTAATGCCGATGACTGGGTGAAAATGGCGAAAGATGCCGGTATGAAATACATTGTCATCACTTCTAAACATCATGATGGTTTTGGTCTGTGGGATTCAAAAGTATCGGATTATGATATTATGGATGCCTCACCATTTAAACGTGATATTATTAGGGAATTAGCGGAAGCTTCAAGAAAGCAAGGCATTAGATTTGGTGTATATCATTCCATAGTAGATTGGCATCATCCTCAAGCACAAGGCAATTTATTTCCAAACTATAATGCAGGCCAAAAAGACCAAACCGTGGTTAATCCAGAGTTTCCTCAATACTATAAAAATTACCTAAAGCCACAGGTAAAGGAATTGCTTACCAATTACGGCGATATTGATATTGTTTGGTTTGATGGTGATTGGATCGCAGATTATACCACGGAAATGGGTAAGGATATGTACGGATTTATTCGTGAAATGCAACCCAATACCATTATAAACAATAGAGTGGACAAAGGACGAAAAGGTATGGAAGGCATGGATCGTGAAGGTAATTTTGCAGGCGATTTTGGTACACCTGAACAAGAGATACCAGCAACCGGTATTGCTGAAGATTGGGAAGCTTGTATGACCATGAACGGTACATGGGGCTACAAACCAGACGATACTAAATGGAAAAGTAGTGAAGATCTTATTCAAAAATTAGTAGATATCGTATCAAAAGGGGGGAACTTCTTATTAAATATTGGTCCTGATGGTTACGGTAGGTTTCCATCACAAAGTATTAGAAGGTTAAAAGCATTGGGTGAGTGGACAGATGCCAATGGCGAGGCAGTTTATGGGGCAAAAGCTAGTCCGTTTGATATGCCGGAGTGGGGTAGGTATACCTCAAAAGATGGCGTTATTTACGCACACATTTTCAATTGGCCAGAAGATGGAAAGTTGAAGTTGAACAAAGCAATTAAGCTTAAGAACGCTTCTATGTTGACGAATGCGGCAACATTAAAGACTCAATCTGCCGCAGATGGTATTGTTGTAGAGTTGCCAACAGAAAAACCTGATTCAGAGGTAATTGTTTTAAAACTAGAGATATAG
- a CDS encoding DUF4249 domain-containing protein, which produces MKSRIVFGVSLIILFLGCTNPTTPEFDIKNGLMSVEAFVSNFEKSSYAKIYRLNEFNAGLNSYVNVFEEKAEVRFINSSTNEEVVLVEDVKNEIYLPPLDFVALEGETWQLYVRLQNGTEYISTPETMSNVVPIVNSTVAYDKELEFVASEGKFVPGHQITVNATDPSIKGNYYYWTYRTFEKNTICVFCPEYNFFRDGMCVEYTDPERAQNVPPYFTYFCESDCWQIRYNNRVNILADEFINGSTFELPVANLLLYNKSKILIELQQYSISASAYKYFSVLKDIVDDSNGLNAPPPAALLGNIINPNDEEEVVLGRFTVAAASLNRILLSRDGIEENELEPSIIPLPESAPIPKDRRVYEAPCYEESRYLTYTEPEGWN; this is translated from the coding sequence ATGAAATCAAGAATTGTATTTGGGGTTAGTCTAATTATCCTGTTTTTAGGATGTACTAACCCTACAACACCAGAATTTGATATAAAAAATGGACTTATGTCCGTTGAGGCATTTGTATCCAATTTTGAGAAATCATCTTATGCCAAAATTTACAGGTTAAATGAGTTTAATGCCGGTTTAAATAGTTATGTAAATGTCTTTGAAGAAAAAGCAGAGGTAAGGTTCATTAACAGTAGCACCAATGAAGAAGTAGTTTTAGTTGAAGATGTAAAAAATGAAATTTACTTGCCACCGCTAGATTTTGTTGCGTTAGAAGGTGAAACTTGGCAGTTATACGTAAGGTTGCAAAATGGTACAGAATATATATCTACACCAGAAACAATGTCCAATGTTGTACCTATTGTAAACTCAACCGTAGCATATGATAAAGAGCTTGAGTTTGTGGCTAGTGAAGGCAAATTTGTGCCCGGCCATCAAATTACTGTGAACGCAACTGATCCTTCAATAAAAGGTAATTATTACTATTGGACATATAGAACCTTTGAAAAGAATACTATTTGTGTTTTTTGTCCAGAGTATAATTTTTTTAGGGATGGTATGTGTGTTGAATATACAGATCCGGAGAGGGCACAAAATGTTCCGCCATATTTTACCTATTTCTGTGAATCTGATTGTTGGCAAATACGCTATAATAATCGGGTCAATATCTTGGCAGATGAATTTATAAACGGTAGTACATTTGAGTTACCGGTAGCAAATTTGCTTTTATATAATAAGAGTAAGATTTTAATAGAGCTTCAACAGTATTCAATTTCTGCTTCAGCCTATAAATACTTTTCGGTTTTAAAGGATATTGTTGATGACAGTAATGGGTTAAATGCTCCACCTCCAGCGGCATTATTAGGAAACATCATTAACCCAAACGATGAAGAAGAGGTTGTTTTAGGAAGGTTTACGGTTGCGGCAGCATCGTTGAATAGAATTCTTTTGAGTCGTGACGGAATTGAAGAAAACGAATTGGAACCTTCAATTATTCCTTTACCCGAAAGCGCTCCAATACCGAAGGATCGTAGGGTATATGAAGCACCTTGTTATGAAGAGTCTCGTTATTTGACCTATACGGAACCAGAAGGATGGAATTAG
- a CDS encoding TonB-dependent receptor, with translation MKITFSYLLFLALYITSMNVYGQDFDLTIKLKNSLTNEPLPNANIFIMPCSCGGASNENGELTIKLKQGEYTVRISYVGFNENLQNIVLEEDTILEVFLEEENEVLSEVVVRAKKRNELLESPQMGVLQLNAQEIKKMPAALGEFDVLRSVTLMPGVNNSGEISNGISVRGGSLDQNLLLYDYAPVFNPTHLFGLFSVFTPDALSSVDIYRANIPARYGGRSTSVLDIKVRNPYVDKFKLSGGVGLVSSRLTVETPLVKDKLMVMAGIRAGLSDFLLPIFSERLKNTKARFYDSTIKLLYLPSEKDQISFTGFYSKDFYQLDLITKVENINAENNQYDFKTLNGTLNWSHTFNEKVSLKTIFVASNYSPKNIFPELENTNEIEYKSGIHYLSLISEVSKKVSDKLDYYTGVQLNNYKINPGELDPGLSNGVLPVNLLEENSYELSGYANANWKPKRNLTLSAGLRYNYFQFNGPYVLNNYDEAGEVVIESNLIEKGKKVKSYNNLEPRLGVNFKIDESTSVKASYANANQYLQNVYNSTTPLPTSRWKTSDSFIKPQSSNAYGLGVYKDLKNNEIEVGVEGYFRSSKNNLTYRPGADFFLAESIEQSVAQVEGKAYGVELSFKKKVGNVNGWLNYTWSRSLLRSDEENLSNRINNNNWFSSDFDRPHIINASVNIIADKYNTVSFNFTGQTGRPYTIANGVFEFENINVPIFLERNNNRLPTYHRLDFSWKVTYSKKKNPRWVGDWTFTVYNVYGRKNAYSRFYSQRDGNLDKDFFGGFPLGSYQLEVSNSPILALTYNFTFQ, from the coding sequence ATGAAAATAACTTTTTCATATCTACTGTTTTTAGCACTGTACATCACAAGTATGAATGTGTATGGTCAAGATTTTGACCTAACAATAAAATTAAAGAACAGCCTTACCAATGAACCTTTGCCTAATGCAAATATTTTTATCATGCCCTGTTCTTGCGGAGGAGCATCAAACGAAAATGGTGAGTTAACCATCAAATTAAAACAAGGTGAATATACGGTAAGAATCTCTTATGTAGGCTTTAATGAAAACTTACAGAATATAGTACTGGAAGAAGATACGATCTTGGAAGTCTTTCTTGAAGAAGAAAATGAAGTATTGTCGGAAGTTGTGGTAAGGGCGAAAAAAAGAAACGAATTATTGGAATCACCACAAATGGGTGTATTGCAGTTAAACGCTCAAGAGATAAAAAAAATGCCTGCGGCTTTAGGTGAATTTGATGTTTTAAGAAGCGTAACCCTAATGCCGGGAGTAAATAATTCAGGGGAAATAAGTAATGGAATTTCGGTGAGAGGAGGGTCTTTAGATCAAAATTTATTGTTGTATGACTATGCACCGGTATTTAATCCTACTCATTTATTCGGTCTGTTTTCTGTTTTCACGCCCGATGCTCTTTCCTCTGTGGATATTTACAGAGCTAATATTCCTGCAAGATATGGCGGTAGGTCAACGTCCGTATTGGATATAAAAGTGAGAAATCCGTATGTAGATAAGTTTAAATTATCTGGAGGGGTAGGTTTGGTATCTAGTAGACTAACCGTTGAAACACCACTAGTTAAAGATAAATTAATGGTCATGGCTGGCATACGTGCCGGATTATCGGATTTTTTACTGCCCATATTCTCAGAACGCTTAAAGAATACAAAAGCTAGGTTTTATGATAGTACCATAAAGCTTTTGTACCTACCTTCAGAAAAAGATCAAATTTCATTCACGGGATTCTACAGTAAAGATTTTTATCAACTTGATTTAATTACGAAGGTGGAAAACATCAATGCTGAAAATAATCAGTATGATTTTAAAACGTTGAACGGTACACTTAATTGGTCACATACCTTCAATGAAAAGGTAAGTTTAAAAACCATTTTTGTTGCAAGTAATTATTCGCCAAAAAACATTTTTCCAGAATTGGAGAACACCAATGAAATAGAATATAAATCTGGAATACATTATTTAAGCCTAATTTCTGAAGTATCAAAAAAGGTCTCTGATAAGCTGGATTATTATACGGGTGTACAACTAAATAATTATAAGATTAATCCAGGAGAATTGGATCCTGGTTTATCAAACGGCGTATTACCCGTAAATCTTCTTGAAGAAAACAGTTATGAACTATCGGGCTATGCTAATGCGAATTGGAAACCTAAACGTAATTTGACATTATCTGCAGGATTACGCTACAACTATTTTCAGTTTAATGGACCGTATGTTCTTAATAATTACGATGAAGCAGGGGAAGTGGTCATAGAAAGTAATTTAATTGAGAAAGGTAAAAAAGTAAAGTCATACAATAATCTAGAACCTAGATTGGGTGTTAATTTTAAGATTGATGAAAGTACTTCTGTCAAAGCAAGCTACGCAAATGCAAATCAGTATTTACAGAATGTGTACAACAGTACAACGCCCTTACCAACATCTAGATGGAAAACTTCAGATAGTTTTATAAAACCACAAAGTAGTAATGCTTATGGACTTGGAGTATATAAAGACCTAAAAAATAATGAAATTGAGGTAGGTGTAGAAGGTTATTTTCGAAGTTCTAAAAACAATTTGACCTATAGGCCAGGAGCAGATTTCTTTTTGGCAGAATCTATAGAGCAAAGTGTAGCCCAAGTAGAAGGAAAAGCATATGGTGTAGAACTGAGTTTTAAAAAAAAGGTGGGCAATGTAAACGGATGGTTAAATTATACATGGTCTAGAAGTTTGTTAAGGTCAGATGAGGAGAATCTTTCAAACAGGATCAATAATAATAATTGGTTTAGTTCAGATTTTGATAGACCTCATATAATTAATGCTTCGGTCAATATCATTGCTGACAAGTATAATACAGTAAGTTTTAATTTTACGGGACAGACCGGTAGGCCATATACCATTGCAAATGGGGTCTTTGAGTTTGAAAATATTAATGTTCCTATATTTTTGGAACGTAATAATAATCGGTTGCCAACGTACCATCGTTTAGATTTTTCATGGAAGGTAACTTATAGTAAAAAGAAGAATCCGCGCTGGGTGGGAGATTGGACGTTTACCGTTTATAATGTCTACGGAAGGAAAAACGCGTATAGTAGATTCTACTCACAGCGAGATGGTAATTTAGATAAGGATTTTTTCGGGGGATTCCCTTTAGGCTCTTACCAGTTAGAAGTATCCAACAGTCCAATTTTGGCACTTACCTATAACTTTACTTTTCAGTAG